A portion of the Fulvia fulva chromosome 1, complete sequence genome contains these proteins:
- a CDS encoding Ecp28-1 — protein MQLRHILFLLSAAISVNASAYYNDCKCHDKANGLQDDAATEFACGLTTGATYSVDPHHQCHLSGDGIKNSAWEDSCNEYAKNQNNGKVYFQWCWNKPGNIS, from the exons ATGCAACTCCGCCACATCCTGTTTCTCCTGAGCGCAGCCATCAGTGTCAATGCATCTGCATACTACA ACGACTGCAAATGCCACGACAAGGCCAATGGGCTTCAAGATGATGCAGCGACTGAGTTTGCTTGCGGCCTAACCACGGGCGCCACCTACTCCGTTGATCCTCACCA TCAATGCCATCTTTCTGGCGATGGAATAA AGAATAGCGCATGGGAAGATTCGTGCAACGAGTATGCCAAGAACCAGAATAACGGGAAAGTGTATTTCCAATGGTGCTGGAACAAACCGGGCAACATTTCATGA
- a CDS encoding Branchpoint-bridging protein produces the protein MSWRQNLGQTGANTIPLGKRRFGDEEDAPGMDAPEPVPVKRGRSPERKAPELNPDGTKKRRKRNRWGDAADNKAAGLMNLPTAITAPMTAEQLDAYVTHLRIEEISQKLRINDVVPADGDRSPSPAPQYDNFGRRVNTREYRYRKKLEDERHKLIEKAMKIIPSYHPPSDYRRPTKTQEKVYVPVNDYPEINFIGLLIGPRGNTLKTMEKNSGAKIAIRGKGSVKEGKGKSDAAHASNQDEDLHCLIMADTEEKVNKAKELIHNVIETAASIPEGQNELKRNQLRELAALNGTLRDDENQACQNCGEIGHRKYDCPQQRNFTANIICRVCGNAGHMARDCPDRRPGADWRGPPRRGPENALDNDYEKLMNEIGAGETSNPNRQIGWEEGVAPDANGGARPAAPWQKGPTGAPAPWQQQRPTGGAAPWQNREQGNGGGYNAGPPAGGPPPWARGGGGGAPGGAAPWQQQHPAAQGYGYGAPGYGNDAPPPPPPADVPPPPPSDIPPPPPPA, from the exons ATGTCGTGGAGACAGAACCTCGGCCAGACCGGCGCTAACACCATCCCGCTGGGCAAACGACGATTCGGCGACGAAGAAGATGCTCCTGGAATGGACGCGCCAGAACCCGTACCCGTAAAGCGTGGCCGCAGTCCTGAGCGCAAGGCACCAGAACTCAACCCGGACGGCACCAAAAAGAGGCGCAAGCGCAACCGCTGGGGTGACGCGGCCGACAACAAGGCGGCTGGCCTGATGAACCTGCCGACCGCCATCACTGCGCCCATGACGGCGGAGCAACTCGATGCTTATGTGACCCATTTGCGTATCGAGGAGATCAGCCAGAAGCTGCGCATCAACGATGTTGTGCCAGCAGACGGTGATCG TTCTCCCTCCCCGGCACCGCAGTATGACAACTTCGGTCGTCGTGTCAACACGCGCGAGTACCGCTACCGCAAGAAGCTGGAAGATGAGCGTCATAAGCTTATCGAGAAGGCGATGAAAATCATCCCCAGCTACCATCCGCCGTCCGACTACCGCCGTCCCACAAAGACCCAGGAGAAGGTCTACGTGCCGGTCAATGACTACCCGGAGATTAACTTCA TCGGTCTCCTCATCGGCCCTCGCGGTAACACTCTCAAGACCATGGAGAAGAACTCTGGCGCCAAGATCGCCATCCGAGGCAAAGGCTCTGTGAAGGAGGGCAAAGGAAAGTCTGACGCTGCTCACGCCAGTAACCAGGATGAAGATCTTCACTGTTTGATCATGGCAGATACAGAAGAGAAGGTCAACAAAGCCAAGGAGCTCATCCACAATGTCATTGAGACG GCTGCCTCCATTCCTGAAGGCCAGAACGAGCTGAAGCGCAACCAGCTTCGTGAACTTGCCGCCTTGAACGGTACCCTTCGTGACGATGAGAATCAAGCCTGCCAGAACTGTGGTGAGATTGGTCACAGGAAGTATGACTGCCCACAGCAGCGCAACTTTACCGCCAACATCATCTGCCGTGTCTGTGGTAATGCTGGTCACATGGCTCGCGACTGTCCAGACCGCCGTCCGGGTGCAGACTGGCGTGGGCCACCACGTCGCGGGCCAGAGAATGCACTGGACAACGACTACGAGAAGCTGATGAATGAGATCGGTGCTGGTGAGACATCGAACCCGAACCGCCAGATTGGCTGGGAGGAAGGCGTGGCACCCGACGCAAATGGTGGCGCACGTCCTGCCGCTCCTTGGCAAAAGGGGCCTACAGGGGCGCCAGCACCATGGCAACAACAACGCCCCACTGGCGGTGCTGCACCTTGGCAGAATCGTGAGCAAGGCAACGGCGGAGGCTACAACGCTGGTCCGCCTGCAGGAGGTCCTCCACCATGGGCTAGAGGCGGAGGCGGTGGTGCCCCAGGAGGAGCAGCGCCATGGCAACAGCAGCACCCGGCAGCACAGGGCTATGGCTACGGTGCTCCAGGCTATGGCAACGATGCGCCTCCACCACCTCCACCAGCTGACGTTCCTCCTCCACCACCCAGCGACATTCCTCCACCTCCCCCTCCCGCATGA
- a CDS encoding Pre-rRNA-processing protein IPI1: MGSSAKKKKEKKQDFQKPKLKVGKARPKNTNATDTSFSAKSIVLKQQNLSESGRNATDLFHHNLSLLSSKNDTQRRDALTNLIAAIAANAGDLPQPTTVILSRVQPLILDGSSSVRQQLVKLFKVLPRADASAFESTLLYILAGMNHLSIDTRATALDVLEWMLETNGEGLVSIAGGWTKTLRNFQRQLGWDGDQSKPTTTSNGTWSTTKSTSNDLGSNKLLVHQLTTLSHLLTAGLKKAQPDPRAAAQQAAALFPLWQTDAHMISTRGDPLGYLNIFGAPRDVENEVYDDADERAEVFKDLAMNASFTEGVKEVKKVGGEVGRAAAAVDKALRLVDST; the protein is encoded by the coding sequence ATGGGATCCTCAGCaaagaagaagaaggagaagaagcaGGACTTTCAGAAGCCAAAGCTCAAAGTCGGCAAGGCGCGACCAAAGAACACCAACGCGACCGATACCAGCTTCTCGGCAAAGTCGATTGTTCTCAAGCAACAGAATCTCAGCGAGTCAGGTCGAAATGCTACGGATCTGTTCCATCACAACTTGAGCTTACTAAGCAGCAAGAATGACACCCAGCGGCGGGATGCATTGACGAACCTCATCGCAGCCATTGCTGCCAACGCTGGCGACTTGCCCCAGCCGACCACCGTGATATTGAGTAGAGTACAGCCTCTGATCCTGGACGGCAGCAGTTCTGTCAGGCAACAGCTCGTCAAGCTGTTCAAAGTCTTGCCCAGGGCAGATGCAAGCGCATTCGAGTCGACATTGCTGTATATCCTGGCTGGCATGAATCACTTGTCGATTGACACTCGAGCGACTGCGCTAGATGTACTGGAATGGATGCTAGAGACCAACGGAGAAGGCCTCGTCAGTATCGCTGGTGGATGGACCAAGACTCTACGGAATTTTCAACGACAACTGGGATGGGATGGCGATCAAAGCAAGCCGACGACTACCAGCAATGGCACTTGGTCCACCACTAAGTCTACAAGCAATGACCTCGGCAGTAATAAGCTACTCGTACATCAATTGACAACACTGTCTCATCTGCTGACGGCTGGCCTCAAGAAAGCACAGCCAGATCCACGAGCGGCGGCGCAACAAGCAGCAGCACTTTTTCCCCTCTGGCAGACAGATGCGCATATGATATCGACGAGAGGCGATCCACTCGGCTACTTGAACATATTTGGGGCTCCTCGTGATGTGGAGAATGAGGTCTATGATGATGCCGATGAGCGCGCAGAGGTGTTCAAGGATCTTGCGATGAATGCTTCCTTCACGGAAGGTGTCAAAGAGGTGAAGAAAGTGGGAGGCGAAGTCGGGCGAGCCGCAGCAGCGGTTGACAAGGCGCTGAGGCTTGTCGACAGTACATGA
- a CDS encoding MICOS complex subunit mic19: MGQGSSQPEQHVFNADAPVRLSQSVINNLQSSPETDSTRAQDLELKVQNRVNAELARVKEAQAKQLDDLTASLTTNPPKEDSQAPEPQRATTGLAYHLSSPFYHDSSKKIEAAPQEDSGRSHDSVHKEIMDLRQKLDARKKVEKVPQEVAKAKESLVQCLRTNDRRPLDCWQEVEQFKAEVGKLEKAFIQKAGR, translated from the exons ATGGGTCAGGGCAGCTCACAGCCCGAGCAACACGTCTTTAACGC CGATGCGCCTGTGAGGTTGAGCCAGTCTGTCATCAACAATCTGCAGTCCAGTCCAGAG ACCGATTCCACACGCGCCCAGGATCTCGAGCTGAAAGTACAGAACCGCGTCAACGCCGAGCTCGCTAGAGTAAAAGAAGCGCAAGCCAAACAGCTCGACGACCTCACAGCTTCCCTCACCACCAACCCTCCCAAGGAAGACTCCCAAGCCCCAGAACCCCAGCGAGCGACTACCGGCCTCGCCTACCACCTCAGCTCGCCCTTCTACCACGACTCGAGCAAAAAGATCGAAGCAGCTCCCCAGGAAGATTCCGGAAGGAGTCACGACAGCGTACACAAGGAAATCATGGATCTACGGCAGAAGCTAGACGCACGGAAGAAGGTGGAGAAGGTACCACAAGAAGTGGCAAAGGCCAAGGAGAGCCTCGTACAGTGCTTGAGGACGAACGACCGAAGACCGTTGGACTGCTGGCAGGAGGTTGAGCAGTTCAAGGCTGAGGTTGGCAAGCTTGAAAAGGCTTTCATACAAAAGGCTGGGCGATAG
- a CDS encoding N-alpha-acetyltransferase 50, producing MPQSSLMTWLNKPRAVNEPPKSDKVSPEQHEPGSNDEHTSTESDDDCPLENGPMIPSNVTETATKQVLPPTAPKGHLPPNVDFRSCTKQDIFHLKRLTSLLLPIPYPDSFYREIIEDLLSNNITMLAVWHDDPAAKGQEKGRLIGAIRCRLFAHSPVAEAHEHFRKGPMLYLSTLVLLSPYRSHGIATQLLHILTKRAIEDYGISRVGAHVWVANTEGLEWYRKRGFREVRRESGYYRRLDPQDAVVMQKDVGPSDLLPS from the coding sequence ATGCCGCAGTCCTCGCTGATGACCTGGCTAAACAAGCCGAGGGCAGTCAACGAGCCTCCCAAGTCAGATAAAGTCTCTCCGGAACAGCATGAACCTGGCTCGAACGACGAACACACATCGACAGAAAGCGACGACGACTGTCCGTTGGAAAATGGCCCCATGATACCCAGTAATGTCACGGAGACGGCAACAAAGCAGGTTCTACCGCCAACGGCACCAAAAGGTCATCTTCCACCCAATGTCGACTTCCGCTCGTGCACCAAGCAGGATATCTTCCATCTGAAACGACTGACCAGCTTACTGCTACCCATCCCCTACCCAGACAGCTTCTATCGGGAGATTATCGAGGACCTCCTGAGCAACAATATCACGATGCTCGCAGTCTGGCACGATGATCCGGCAGCCAAAGGCCAGGAGAAGGGTCGTCTGATCGGCGCCATCCGCTGCAGACTGTTTGCGCACTCTCCAGTTGCAGAGGCCCACGAGCATTTCCGGAAAGGGCCGATGCTGTATCTGAGCACGCTGGTGCTTCTGTCCCCTTATCGAAGTCATGGCATCGCCACCCAGTTGCTACACATCCTCACGAAACGTGCCATCGAGGACTATGGTATATCGAGGGTTGGCGCGCATGTTTGGGTGGCTAATACAGAAGGCTTGGAATGGTATCGGAAACGAGGATTTCGTGAGGTAAGAAGGGAGAGTGGTTACTACCGGCGACTGGACCCGCAGGACGCCGTTGTAATGCAGAAGGACGTTGGGCCATCAGATCTTCTACCAAGCTGA
- a CDS encoding Nucleoporin has translation MSAAPVLYQETRLSLDSASPSSILNINTATNSFSASFGAGRKRPFDDISGLDEESYARKHLASEGSVFFRPKSKAPRSFLWRVLDERQLLEVQCVDLVLDANKHAKAESWLTFHIALPAPIIPGGVALADAEEKDALEVFVITSDKELYTVTLRRDLLVRETVPTDFDAATCVKRFGLNLVSYRRPYRLQAVGSLELLLSLSDGSILRLTRQPNENAAQWRETQYSEGGWKGTLKRGLPFTKTQTVRYDNHDLNADTVAAMAKSPNGRFIWTLGLDHILKAWDMESGKVAMTRSLVGAGADEDEHNKNNRYIMSAEQGTLLQIVSAPDAANSQALATPNTEVPYYLIAYSPKDHEFKFFGVRSGRDGEGIEDVHLDDMHRGEKLIPPIDDLMNTNIWHMEHFAFSPGENFSGAQLWLRVRSGAVCRTFMLNFDLLDQDGAAIDLEDVFASGWSAVDSSSLTVDKLKSSVDFIAATGSQDMSRTPSEKWLNFLFFPGRFSQASLESALYLYCKGRNLPTSTSRGIRTNEQPLKERITGAVAAKILLRRLPSNDRPDYESYQRDLQTQWETFYSLLTHLHNRRHEAVGFAFDLEECLPWAICADFVAPMRANSGFENLTLNADLIMSGDINETHDNVRGRIIETDEDIARSQFLALARRCRSCFAAAPQSKLRSIAIANAMAQTPDETAEEGMRSIYDRCNFQEEIGELEYNILNDLSDELNGLGGLNDDHFLAITERIEDKPANDRGVDRELLGRLGRPFSVAVAQETLQRSQAILLDMLTLLVFLHCDLQEDELSEELRPAQVYENLMMHLRHVELRLWLVSNIRIEKKQAGGRRSEQLTLYEHMFAQDWRAKPDRENVSHGLSELLTAWSKNWIFGINISHDYDRLCGHILADLVEHHDIDLASDFLQISPDTAWISYLKGRLYVLNGEYELAGLAFHEAANEMATMAPDENSLLTMEEKPFFAKGLASYYHHVSSLFDKLKVFASTAEFAQLALHELPPDNELHRSLRTIDKRKKSDLDSPAPQRIDDAMEELHLIRNKEHKDELRLRLFNSLNSIGRSHHAYKILLEIDNYQLQKSSLRTILDTCIKRDAVSTLLELPIAGDLAKQADTILLELAKKSMTSGLPSGPAYHKILFAFRTQNNNYRGAAAILYDHLERLRKSSKLAIQDPDDETLVQIYVLLVNTLACCGEGEAWLLADPIPHVHEPERQRKLVTISDIRREYTAELDRRSEIMHGRFPLMGGGDDMDLL, from the coding sequence ATGTCTGCCGCGCCGGTGCTATACCAGGAAACACGCCTCTCCCTCGACAGCGCCTCACCGTCCTCGATCCTCAACATCAACACAGCAACAAACAGCTTCAGCGCCTCGTTTGGCGCGGGCAGAAAGCGGCCGTTCGACGACATCAGCGGACTCGACGAAGAGAGCTATGCGCGCAAGCACCTCGCCAGCGAAGGCTCCGTCTTCTTCCGCCCGAAGAGCAAGGCACCGCGAAGTTTCCTCTGGCGCGTGCTGGACGAGCGTCAATTGCTGGAAGTCCAATGCGTGGACCTGGTGCTAGACGCAAACAAGCACGCAAAGGCCGAGTCGTGGCTGACCTTCCACATTGCGCTGCCTGCGCCCATCATACCGGGCGGTGTTGCTTTGGCCGACGCAGAAGAGAAGGATGCCTTGGAGGTGTTCGTCATCACCAGTGACAAGGAGCTGTACACCGTCACGCTGAGGCGCGACTTGCTTGTCCGCGAGACTGTGCCGACAGACTTCGATGCTGCCACGTGCGTCAAGCGGTTTGGGCTCAATCTGGTCAGCTACCGACGACCCTATCGTCTGCAGGCAGTCGGCAGTCTGGAATTGCTGCTTTCACTCAGCGATGGGAGCATACTGCGATTGACGCGGCAGCCGAACGAGAATGCCGCACAATGGCGCGAGACGCAGTACAGCGAAGGTGGTTGGAAGGGCACGTTGAAGCGAGGTCTTCCTTTTACCAAGACCCAGACTGTTCGATACGACAACCACGACCTCAATGCGGACACAGTTGCGGCAATGGCTAAGAGTCCGAACGGGAGGTTCATATGGACCTTGGGTCTGGACCACATTCTGAAAGCATGGGACATGGAGAGTGGCAAGGTAGCAATGACGCGGAGTCTTGTTGGAGCAGGAGCAGACGAAGACGAGCACAACAAGAATAACCGCTACATCATGAGCGCTGAACAGGGCACACTCCTACAGATTGTCTCTGCGCCCGATGCAGCGAACAGCCAGGCGCTTGCCACCCCCAATACGGAGGTCCCATACTACTTGATTGCCTACTCGCCCAAGGACCACGAGTTCAAGTTCTTTGGTGTTCGATCCGGACGAGACGGGGAAGGAATCGAGGATGTACACCTGGACGATATGCACCGAGGCGAAAAGCTCATACCACCCATCGACGACTTGATGAACACTAACATCTGGCACATGGAACACTTTGCATTCAGTCCTGGCGAGAACTTCTCTGGTGCGCAACTTTGGCTTCGAGTCAGGAGTGGAGCTGTTTGTCGGACCTTCATGCTCAATTTCGACTTGCTTGATCAAGATGGTGCTGCGATCGACCTCGAGGATGTCTTTGCGAGTGGCTGGAGTGCGGTCGATTCTTCGTCACTGACTGTCGACAAGCTGAAGAGTTCTGTCGATTTCATCGCAGCCACAGGCAGCCAAGACATGTCGAGGACACCCAGTGAAAAGTGGCTAAATTTCCTCTTCTTTCCCGGTCGTTTCAGCCAGGCATCACTCGAAAGTGCACTATATCTTTACTGCAAAGGTCGTAACTTGCCGACATCCACGTCACGAGGCATCCGTACCAACGAGCAGCCGCTGAAGGAACGAATCACTGGCGCTGTGGCCGCGAAGATTCTGTTGAGACGCCTGCCCTCCAACGACCGGCCAGACTACGAGTCTTACCAGCGCGATCTGCAGACCCAATGGGAGACATTCTACTCTCTGCTCACGCACCTCCACAACCGCCGACACGAGGCCGTTGGTTTTGCTTTCGACTTGGAAGAATGCCTGCCCTGGGCTATCTGTGCCGACTTCGTTGCGCCTATGCGCGCTAACAGCGGTTTCGAGAATTTGACATTGAATGCAGACCTCATCATGAGCGGCGATATCAATGAAACACACGATAATGTTCGTGGCCGCATCATCGAGACTGATGAAGACATCGCCAGAAGCCAGTTCCTCGCGCTCGCTCGACGATGTAGAAGTTGCTTCGCTGCCGCACCCCAGAGCAAGCTACGAAGCATTGCAATCGCGAATGCAATGGCGCAGACTCCTGATGAGACTGCGGAAGAAGGTATGCGATCCATCTATGACCGATGCAATTTCCAGGAGGAGATCGGAGAACTCGAGTACAATATTTTAAACGACCTTTCCGATGAGCTCAATGGCCTTGGCGGCTTGAATGACGACCACTTCTTGGCTATCACCGAACGGATCGAAGACAAGCCCGCCAACGATCGTGGCGTGGATCGCGAACTGCTTGGGCGACTGGGAAGACCCTTCAGTGTTGCAGTGGCTCAGGAAACCTTACAGCGCAGCCAGGCTATCTTGCTGGACATGCTCACGTTGCTGGTGTTCCTGCATTGCGATCTGCAAGAGGATGAGTTGAGCGAAGAGTTACGGCCTGCGCAAGTCTACGAGAACCTCATGATGCACTTGAGGCATGTTGAGTTACGCCTCTGGCTGGTCAGCAACATTCGTATCGAGAAGAAACAGGCAGGCGGTCGACGTAGCGAGCAACTTACTCTCTACGAGCACATGTTTGCGCAAGACTGGAGGGCGAAGCCAGATAGAGAGAATGTGTCGCATGGTTTGTCGGAGCTGCTTACCGCGTGGAGCAAGAACTGGATCTTTGGCATTAACATAAGCCACGACTACGATCGTCTGTGCGGGCACATACTCGCGGATCTCGTTGAGCACCACGATATTGACCTTGCGTCGGACTTCTTGCAGATTTCGCCCGACACAGCGTGGATCTCATACCTCAAAGGCCGCCTCTATGTTCTCAATGGAGAGTACGAGCTTGCTGGCCTCGCCTTCCACGAAGCTGCGAACGAGATGGCCACGATGGCACCAGATGAAAATAGTCTTCTGACTATGGAAGAGAAGCCATTCTTTGCCAAAGGTCTGGCGTCTTACTACCATCATGTCTCATCGCTCTTCGATAAGCTCAAAGTATTCGCCTCCACGGCGGAGTTCGCACAGCTGGCTTTGCACGAGTTGCCGCCTGACAATGAGCTTCATAGGTCTCTTCGGACCATTGACAAGAGGAAGAAGAGCGACTTGGACAGCCCAGCTCCTCAGCGGATCGACGATGCCATGGAAGAGCTGCACTTGATCAGAAACAAGGAGCACAAAGACGAACTTCGCCTTCGCCTGTTCAATTCCCTCAACTCCATAGGCCGATCCCACCACGCCTACAAGATCCTACTCGAAATCGACAACTATCAGTTGCAGAAGTCGAGCTTGAGGACGATCCTTGATACATGCATCAAGCGGGACGCTGTCTCCACCCTGCTGGAGCTCCCTATTGCTGGAGATCTAGCAAAACAAGCCGACACTATCCTGCTCGAACTTGCTAAGAAAAGCATGACGTCCGGTCTGCCCTCAGGACCAGCCTATCACAAGATCCTGTTCGCCTTCCGTACccagaacaacaactatcgCGGCGCAGCAGCTATCCTCTATGACCACCTTGAGCGACTACGAAAGTCGAGTAAGCTCGCCATCCAGGATCCGGACGACGAGACTCTTGTGCAGATATATGTTCTGCTCGTCAATACTCTCGCATGCTGCGGGGAGGGCGAGGCATGGCTGCTTGCGGATCCTATACCTCATGTTCACGAGCCGGAGAGGCAGAGGAAGCTCGTTACGATTAGTGATATCAGGAGAGAGTATACAGCTGAGTTGGATCGGAGGAGCGAGATCATGCATGGAAGGTTCCCGTTGATGGGAGGTGGAGATGATATGGATTTGTTGTAG
- a CDS encoding General amino acid permease AGP2, with protein MAVFDKFHEKPTGGVEVYSDSGMDLQQGIVSENKDDLQRRLGNRQIQLLAIGGSIGTALFVSIGSGLHHAGPAGLFIAYTIYSCFLGLVNNCIAEMTTMMPVSGGFIRLAGEWVDDAFGFMAGWNFFLYEALLIPFEITALYTVLEFWRDDIPAGAVIAVAIVLYAILNCLAVKAYGEAEFWLSGGKVLLIFLLFSFTFVTMCGGNPRNDAYGFRYWNTPGAFATYLSTGDLGRFEGFLAGVWSASFCVVGPEYISMVAAEARRPRIYIKNAFKTVYWRFGLFFIVGSLAVGVLIPYNDPTLTAILAGTSEGGGTAAASPYVIAMQNLGVNGLPHFVNALLVTSIFSAGNTYTYCATRSLYGLALEGRAPGFLRYCTKGGVPLACFLVTMCFPCLAFLQLSSGSAKVLTWLVNLITAGGVINYIVMTTTYLFFYNACKAQGLDRRTLPYTGWFQPYSAYLGLVWMVCIVMCYGYSSFKPWSVDSFFTYYTMVILAPILYFGWKFVNGTKIVKLHDADLVWERPIVDAYEETFIDPPVGFWTEMVQMIGIKRTKGGNDKRLGSVSA; from the exons ATGGCTGTCTTTGACAAGTTCCACGAGAAGCCGACCGGCGGCGTCGAGGTCTACTCCGACAGTGGCATGGATCTGCAGCAGGGCATCGTCTCAGAGAACAAGGACGATCTCCAAAGGCGACTGGGCAACAGACAGATCCAGCTTCTGGCTATCGGAGGTTCTATTGGTACCGCTCTGTTCGTGAGCATCGGCAGTGGACTTCACCATGCTGGGCCCGCCGGCCTGTTCATTGCCTACACCATCTACAGCTGCTTCTTGGGTCTAGTCAACAACTGCATAGCTGAAATGACAACTATGATGCCTGTTTCGGGTGGTTTCATTCGTCTTGCTGGCGAATGGGTCGATGATGCTTTTG GCTTCATGGCTGGCTGGAATTTCTTCCTGTATGAGGCGCTTCTGATTCCCTTCGAGATCACGGCCTTGTACACAGTCCTCGAATTCTGGCGAGACGACATCCCAGCAGGAGCTGTCATCGCCGTCGCCATCGTCCTTTATGC GATACTCAACTGCTTGGCTGTCAAGGCCTATGGTGAAGCTGAGTTCTGGCTGTCCGGCGGCAAGGTCCTCTTGATCTTCCTCCTGTTCTCTTTCACATTTGTGACCATGTGCGGCGGCAACCCAAGAAACGATGCCTACGGTTTCCGCTACTGGAACACTCCGGGTGCGTTCGCGACCTACCTATCGACTGGCGATCTCGGACGGTTCGAAGGTTTCCTCGCCGGCGTGTGGTCTGCCTCCTTTTGCGTCGTCGGCCCGGAGTACATCTCTATGGTCGCTGCTGAAGCCAGGCGCCCTCGCATCTACATCAAGAATGCGTTCAAGACGGTCTACTGGCGATTCGGCCTCTTCTTCATCGTCGGCTCGCTTGCTGTTGGTGTTCTGATTCCATACAACGACCCAACTCTGACCGCCATCCTGGCTGGCACAAGCGAGGGCGGAGGCACTGCAGCTGCTTCTCCGTATGTGATTGCTATGCAGAACCTCGGTGTCAACGGGCTACCGCACTTTGTCAACGCGCTGCTCGTTACGTCGATATTCTCCGCCGGCAACACGTACACCTACTGTGCTACTCGCTCACTGTACGGCCTTGCGCTTGAAGGGCGTGCACCAGGCTTTCTGCGATATTGCACCAAAGGTGGTGTGCCATTGGCATGCTTCTTGGTCACTATGTGCTTCCCATGCCTCGCATTCCTACAACTGAGCTCTGGATCCGCCAAGGTCCTGACGTGGCTCGTTAACCTAATCACTGCTGGCGGCGTGATCAACTACATTGTGATGACCACCACGTACCTATTTTTCTATAATGCCTGCAAGGCACAAGGTCTCGACCGCAGGACTCTCCCATACACTGGCTGGTTCCAGCCATACTCTGCTTACCTCGGACTCGTCTGGATGGTGTGCATTGTCATGTGCTACGGCTACTCTTCGTTCAAGCCCTGGTCCGTCGACAGCTTCTTCACATACTACACCATGGTGATTCTTGCGCCAATTCTGTACTTTGGCTGGAAGTTCGTGAACGGGACCAAGATTGTCAAGCTGCACGATGCAGACCTCGTGTGGGAGCGGCCGATTGTGGACGCGTACGAGGAGACCTTCATAGACCCTCCAGTTGGCTTCTGGACGGAGATGGTCCAGATGATTGGCATCAAGCGAACAAAAGGCGGGAATGACAAGCGGCTTGGATCTGTGTCTGCATGA